CCGCTTCATCCACAGTCATATCGAGAACTTGAGAAATGGTTTTACCCTTATAGCGCACTTCCAGAGTCTCCCGATTATAGCGTTTCCCTTCGCAAACTTCACAGGGCACATAGACATCAGGGAGAAAATGCATCTCAATCTTAATAATCCCATCACCCCGGCAGGCTTCACAGCGTCCTCCCTTGACATTAAAACTAAACCGGCCTTGCTTGTACCCCCGCATTTTTGCTTCAGGGGTAAGGGAAAAAAGTTCCCGGATAAAATCGAAAACACCTGTATAGGTTGCCGGGTTCGAGCGCGGAGTCCTGCCAATGGGGGACTGATCGATATCCACGACTTTTTCCAGGTACTCCAGCCCTTTTAACTCTTTGTGCTCTCCCGGACGTACCCTGGCACGACTAAGTCTTGATGCCAATCCCTTATAAATAATCTCGTTGACTAAGGTGCTTTTTCCTGAGCCGGAAACCCCAGTCACACAGGTAAACAGACCTAGCGGAATACGCACGTTAAGATCTTTTAAATTGTTTTCTTGGGCACCCGCCACTTCCAGCCACTTACCATTAGGCTGCCGGCGTTCCTTGGGTACTTCTATCTGCTTGTCACCGCTCAAGTACTGACCTGTCACCGATTCCTTATTGACCTTGATTTCCTCAAGGGGGCCTTCGGCTACCACTCGTCCGCCATGAGCCCCTGCTCCAGGGCCAATATCAATAATATGATCGGCGGCAACCATGGTATCTTCGTCATGCTCTACCACAATCAAGGTATTCCCCAAGTCGCGGAGTCTCTCCAAAGTTGACAGCAAGCGGGCATTGTCCCTCTGATGCAGCCCGATGCTCGGCTCATCTAAAACATATAGGACTCCCATTAAACTTGAGCCAATTTGAGTGGCCAGGCGAATCCGCTGTGCCTCTCCGCCGGAGAGAGAACCGGCAGAGCGGGCCATGGTCAGATAATCCAGTCCGACATTGACTAAAAAGCCCAGTCTCTCCTTGATTTCCTTTAAAATCTGATGAGCAATGGTTTCTTCTTTGGGGGTAAGCACTAATTGGTTGATAAAGTTGATGGCTTCTGAGATAGACAGGCGAGACACATCATCAATGGAGAGTCCGCCCACCTTCACCGCCAAAGCTTCCGGCTTTAATCGTTTCCCTTGGCATTCCGGGCAAGGATGTTCGCTCATGTACCCTTCGATTTCGGTACGTACCGCATCCGAAGTCGACTCACGGTAACGGCGCTGGAATAAGTGAACTAATCCTTCAAAATTTGCATTATAAGTTTTTAACTGATCAAAAATATTATGAAACTGAAAGGTAATCGGGGTCTCTGTTCCGTAAAGAAGCCCTTGCCACTGACTTTCAGTAAGCTCTTGCAGGGGAGTGTCCGTTTCAAAGTTAAGATTACGGGCCACAGCCTCCATCATTTTAGGGTAATAAGTGGATGTTGACCTCACCCAAGGAGCGATAGCCCCGGCAGCTAAAGAAAGAGAACGATCGGGAATGAGCAGATCAATATCCACAGTAAGATTTGACCCTAACCCTGTACAAGCTGGGCAGGCACCGTAAGGGCTATTGAAGGAAAAAAGACGGGGAGAGATTTCCTCAAGGGCAATTCCGCAATCGGGACATGCAAAATTTTCACTAAAGCGAAGTTCTTCCCCCTCAATAATATCGGCTATGACATTTCCCTCACCCAGCTTCAGGGCCGTTTCAAGGGAATCTGCCAGCCGCTCTGCGCTTTCCGGTTTCAGCGAAATCCGATCAATGACCACTTCGATGGTGTGTTTTTTAGTTTTTGACAAAGAAATTTCTTCACTAAGATCCCGAGGTTCACCATCAACCCGGACACGCACATACCCGGCCTTGCGGGCGTCTTCAAAAACCTTTTGATGTTCGCCCTTTTTCCCTTTGACGAGGGGGGCTAAGATCTGTAATCTTGTCCGCTCAGGAAAACTCATTAACTGATCAACCATTTGCTGAACGGTTTGCTGAGTAATTGCCCGCCCGCATTTAGGGCAATGAGGATGTCCAATTCGGGCAAACAACAAACGCAGGTAATCAGAAACTTCTGTCGCTGTGCCTACGGTAGAGCGAGGGTTTCGGTTTGTCGTTTTTTGATCTATGGATATGGCCGGAGACAGACCCTCAATAGAATCAACATCAGGCTTATCCATCTGACCTAAAAATTGCCGGGCATAGGCAGAAAGAGATTCTACATAACGCCGTTGTCCCTCTGCATAAATGGTATCAAAGGCCAGGGATGATTTCCCCGAGCCCGATAAGCCGGTGATCACCACCAGCTTGTTTCGTGGAATATCAATATCAATATTTTTTAAATTATGAGCCCTTGCTCCACGTACTCGTAAATAGTCTTGAGTCATTGTTTGCCTCATTTCCTGCTTTTTCGAGAAGATACTTGTTTCTTCTGGGTTCTGTGATCGTAGTGACTATTCCTTTTGCTTTTACCTTGTTGACTAGTCATTTTATAGTTATTTTCTTCTCCCTTTAACTCAATCATAGCGTCTCGAATCTCAGCAGCACGCTCAAAATCCAAGTCCCGGGCTGCCAACCGCATTTCGGCTTCCAGAGTTTTAATGAGCTGATCCAGTTCCTCAGGAGGAAGCTTTTTGCCGTAACTCTTTTTCGTCTCAGCCACTTTTGTGGCTTCCGGCCCATCATGAACTGCTTTGCGAATGGTTTGCGGCGTAATTCCCAACCTTTCGTTCCAAGCCATTTGAATTCCCCGGCGCCGGTTGGTTTCATCGATAGCATTCTGCATGGAGTGAGTAATTTTATCACCATACATAATAACTTTACCTTCAGCGTTTCGAGCTGCCCGGCCGATGGTCTGAATAAGGGAACGGTCAGAACGAAGAAACCCTTCTTTATCAGCATCAAGAATCGCAACCAGAGAGACCTCCGGCAAATCCAGACCTTCCCGCAGCAGGTTAATACCCACCACGACGTCAATCTCACCCAGGCGCAGTTCCCGCAGGATTTCCACCCGTTCAAGGGTTTTAATATCTGAATGGAGATATTTCACCTTAATGTCCAGATTGATGAGGTAATCCGTCAAGTCTTCCGCCATTTTTTTTGTTAAGGTTGTAACCAGAACCCGTTCGTCCTTAGCAATTCGTTTTTTTATTTCTGCCAGCAAATCATCAATCTGTCCCTTCGTTGGCCGAAGGATGACTTCCGGGTCCAATAATCCCGTTGGCCGGATGATTTGCTCTACAAAACTAGGACAGTGAGCTATTTCATATGGGCCCGGCGTAGCACTGACATAAATGCTCTGATGAATGGCTCTTTCAAATTCAGCAAAGGTCAGGGGGCGGTTATCCAGCGCTGAGGGTAAACGAAATCCATAGTTAACCAACGTCGTTTTGCGTGAGCGGTCCCCTTCATACATCCCTCTCACCTGAGGCAAGGATACATGGGATTCATCAACAAATAAAATAAAATCTTCCGGGAAATAATCCAGCAAGGTATAGGGGGTTTCTCCGGATTCACGGAAGGTTAAGTGACGGGAGTAATTCTCAATTCCGTTGCAATAGCCCATTTCTCTAAGCATTTCCAGATCATAGCGGGTTCTCTGTTCCAGACGCTGGGCCTCTAACAGCTTATTTTGGGAATTGAGAATCTTTAATTGTTCTTCCAGCTCCAGCTCAATATTTGCTGCAGCCTCCATAACCTTCTCTTGGGCTGTTACATAGTGAGAATTTGGGAAAATTGAAACATGGTGACGTTCTCCTAAGATCTCCCCAGTCAGCACATTGATCTCGTAAAGATGTTCTATTTCATCCCCAAACATATCCACCCGAATCACTTGTTCACTGGAAGAAGCCGGATAAATCTCTACAATATCTCCCCGTACTCGGAATGTTCCTCTTGTAAAGGCAATATCATTACGATCATACTGAATGGCGATTAGTTTGCGAAGAATTTCATTTCGGTCCACAACCTGTCCTCTTCTTAAGGAAAGAACAAGATCCCGATAGTCTTCCGGCGAACCTAAACCGTAAATACAAGAGACACTGGCTACAACGATAACATCCCGCCTTTCCAGCAAAGCCGCCGTTGCTGAGTGGCGCAATTTCTCAATTTCCTCATTAATTGAGGCATCTTTTTCTATAAAGGTATCACTGGAGGGCACGTATGCCTCCGGCTGATAATAATCATAATAACTGACAAAGTATTCCACAGCGTTCTCAGGAAAGTATTCTTTGAATTCGCTGTAAAGCTGGGCTGCGAGGGTTTTATTATGGGCCAATATCAGAGTTGGTCTTTGAACCTTGGTTATGATATTGGCCATGGTAAATGTTTTGCCTGATCCTGTAACTCCCAGCAGAGTCTGATTAGGCAAGCCCCTATTCACCCCTTCAGCCAGAGCATCAATAGCCTGGGGCTGATCCCCATTAGGCTGGTAAGGGGCATGTATGCGAAACTCCATGCTCCGGTCTTCCTTTCAAATATTAATAAGCTTTTCTATTTATTTTACATCGAGCCTCTGGCTTATACAAATGAAAATAACCCCACCTTATTATTCCCAGCTGCATTAAGAACACCCACTTTTTAGGTGGGTGTTTGTGTTTAGCTATTTTTTGCTTTCTTCTTTCGTACCCCCTTCTTGTTCTTTAGAGGTATCTTTTTCTTTATCTTCT
This Desulfosporosinus orientis DSM 765 DNA region includes the following protein-coding sequences:
- the uvrB gene encoding excinuclease ABC subunit UvrB; amino-acid sequence: MEFRIHAPYQPNGDQPQAIDALAEGVNRGLPNQTLLGVTGSGKTFTMANIITKVQRPTLILAHNKTLAAQLYSEFKEYFPENAVEYFVSYYDYYQPEAYVPSSDTFIEKDASINEEIEKLRHSATAALLERRDVIVVASVSCIYGLGSPEDYRDLVLSLRRGQVVDRNEILRKLIAIQYDRNDIAFTRGTFRVRGDIVEIYPASSSEQVIRVDMFGDEIEHLYEINVLTGEILGERHHVSIFPNSHYVTAQEKVMEAAANIELELEEQLKILNSQNKLLEAQRLEQRTRYDLEMLREMGYCNGIENYSRHLTFRESGETPYTLLDYFPEDFILFVDESHVSLPQVRGMYEGDRSRKTTLVNYGFRLPSALDNRPLTFAEFERAIHQSIYVSATPGPYEIAHCPSFVEQIIRPTGLLDPEVILRPTKGQIDDLLAEIKKRIAKDERVLVTTLTKKMAEDLTDYLINLDIKVKYLHSDIKTLERVEILRELRLGEIDVVVGINLLREGLDLPEVSLVAILDADKEGFLRSDRSLIQTIGRAARNAEGKVIMYGDKITHSMQNAIDETNRRRGIQMAWNERLGITPQTIRKAVHDGPEATKVAETKKSYGKKLPPEELDQLIKTLEAEMRLAARDLDFERAAEIRDAMIELKGEENNYKMTSQQGKSKRNSHYDHRTQKKQVSSRKSRK
- the uvrA gene encoding excinuclease ABC subunit UvrA produces the protein MTQDYLRVRGARAHNLKNIDIDIPRNKLVVITGLSGSGKSSLAFDTIYAEGQRRYVESLSAYARQFLGQMDKPDVDSIEGLSPAISIDQKTTNRNPRSTVGTATEVSDYLRLLFARIGHPHCPKCGRAITQQTVQQMVDQLMSFPERTRLQILAPLVKGKKGEHQKVFEDARKAGYVRVRVDGEPRDLSEEISLSKTKKHTIEVVIDRISLKPESAERLADSLETALKLGEGNVIADIIEGEELRFSENFACPDCGIALEEISPRLFSFNSPYGACPACTGLGSNLTVDIDLLIPDRSLSLAAGAIAPWVRSTSTYYPKMMEAVARNLNFETDTPLQELTESQWQGLLYGTETPITFQFHNIFDQLKTYNANFEGLVHLFQRRYRESTSDAVRTEIEGYMSEHPCPECQGKRLKPEALAVKVGGLSIDDVSRLSISEAINFINQLVLTPKEETIAHQILKEIKERLGFLVNVGLDYLTMARSAGSLSGGEAQRIRLATQIGSSLMGVLYVLDEPSIGLHQRDNARLLSTLERLRDLGNTLIVVEHDEDTMVAADHIIDIGPGAGAHGGRVVAEGPLEEIKVNKESVTGQYLSGDKQIEVPKERRQPNGKWLEVAGAQENNLKDLNVRIPLGLFTCVTGVSGSGKSTLVNEIIYKGLASRLSRARVRPGEHKELKGLEYLEKVVDIDQSPIGRTPRSNPATYTGVFDFIRELFSLTPEAKMRGYKQGRFSFNVKGGRCEACRGDGIIKIEMHFLPDVYVPCEVCEGKRYNRETLEVRYKGKTISQVLDMTVDEAVDFFQVVQKIARKLQTLQDVGLGYIRLGQPATTLSGGEAQRIKLATELSRRSTGKTIYILDEPTTGLHMADVDKLLHVLHRLVDGGDTVLVIEHNLDVIKTADWLIDLGPEGGNRGGEVLIAGTPEEVAAFPASYTGEYLQRYLKN